Proteins from a single region of Mucilaginibacter daejeonensis:
- a CDS encoding oligosaccharide flippase family protein: protein MSTAKKFAGQTAVYGLTTIAPRILNFFLTKIYVSAYPAKVYGIFTTMFSWVSMINPILAFGMETTFFRYLNKRPDEKEQVYNNTFGAILGISLIFLVAVLPFITNIAELVRVDPQTPLQDHVKYVAYFIGVLLLDAWCVIPFARIRANGRPGRYGLIKCINVLVFIMLNLLFIYGIPYMISNRLPGHEWLSGWFRQGWIGYVFLSNLIASALTLVLLLPEFLLLRPNFDRPMFREMLSYSWPVLVANLSFVINENLDKLLLGKFLPASISASETGIYGACAKIAVFLNIFVQAFRLGAEPFFFSQAKKQNAGNTYALIMDYFVIAVTVIFIALVANIEIMKGFIKGHGAVQQQLYWSGLKAVPLLLLGYVSLGIYMNLSVWYKLSDQTRYGLYISGVGAILTIVINVLFIPKYSYMASAWASLIAYGSMMVLSYLWGQQNYPIPYNVKKNLAYIVSSVVIVYLSFSVFHRSLLIGNALLVLYTGVAFFAERRQILAILKR from the coding sequence TTGTCGACCGCTAAAAAATTTGCCGGACAAACCGCCGTTTACGGGCTAACTACCATAGCGCCGCGCATTCTTAATTTCTTCCTCACCAAAATATATGTGAGCGCCTACCCGGCCAAGGTGTACGGCATTTTCACTACCATGTTCAGTTGGGTATCTATGATCAACCCTATACTGGCCTTTGGTATGGAGACCACCTTTTTCAGATACCTTAACAAACGCCCAGACGAAAAAGAACAGGTATATAACAACACCTTTGGCGCCATACTGGGCATTAGCCTCATCTTTTTGGTGGCCGTACTGCCCTTTATCACCAATATAGCCGAATTGGTACGGGTAGATCCGCAAACGCCGCTGCAAGATCACGTGAAGTACGTGGCCTACTTTATTGGTGTACTACTGTTGGATGCCTGGTGTGTGATCCCTTTCGCACGGATCAGGGCCAATGGCAGGCCGGGCAGGTACGGGTTGATCAAATGCATCAACGTACTGGTGTTCATCATGCTTAACCTGCTTTTTATTTACGGTATCCCATACATGATCAGCAACCGGTTGCCGGGCCACGAGTGGCTGAGCGGCTGGTTCAGACAAGGGTGGATAGGGTATGTATTCCTGTCGAACCTGATCGCCAGTGCCTTGACGCTGGTATTGTTGCTGCCCGAGTTCCTGTTGTTGCGACCGAACTTTGACCGCCCAATGTTCAGGGAGATGCTAAGTTACAGCTGGCCGGTACTGGTGGCCAACCTGTCGTTCGTGATCAACGAGAACCTTGATAAATTACTTTTAGGCAAATTCCTGCCCGCTTCTATCAGTGCCAGCGAGACGGGTATCTACGGTGCGTGTGCTAAGATCGCCGTGTTCCTCAACATCTTTGTCCAGGCGTTCAGGTTGGGTGCCGAACCCTTCTTTTTCAGCCAGGCCAAAAAGCAGAACGCCGGTAACACCTATGCCCTTATCATGGATTATTTTGTGATCGCCGTAACGGTGATCTTTATAGCGTTGGTGGCCAACATCGAGATCATGAAAGGCTTTATTAAAGGCCATGGCGCAGTACAGCAGCAGCTGTACTGGTCAGGACTCAAAGCGGTGCCGCTGCTGTTGCTGGGCTACGTGAGTTTGGGTATCTACATGAACTTGTCCGTATGGTATAAGCTATCGGATCAAACGCGCTACGGCCTGTACATCTCTGGTGTGGGCGCTATACTCACCATCGTGATCAACGTGCTTTTCATCCCCAAATACAGCTACATGGCATCGGCCTGGGCATCGCTGATCGCGTATGGTAGCATGATGGTGCTCTCGTACCTTTGGGGGCAACAAAATTATCCCATCCCGTACAATGTGAAAAAGAACCTGGCTTACATCGTAAGTTCGGTCGTAATCGTATATTTATCATTCTCAGTATTTCATCGCAGTTTGCTGATCGGTAACGCGTTGCTGGTGCTTTACACCGGTGTTGCCTTTTTTGCCGAACGCAGGCAGATACTGGCCATACTCAAAAGATAG
- a CDS encoding acylphosphatase, with the protein MIKHLNITVKGKVQGVFYRASTKAVADQLGIRGFVRNESNGDVYIEAEAEPTLIDMFLDWCNEGPERARVTSVDTTEGEVKNYRNFEVVKR; encoded by the coding sequence ATGATCAAGCATTTGAATATAACGGTAAAAGGGAAGGTGCAGGGCGTGTTCTACAGGGCCAGTACTAAGGCTGTGGCCGATCAGTTAGGCATTCGCGGTTTTGTACGCAACGAAAGTAACGGCGATGTATATATAGAGGCCGAAGCCGAACCAACGCTGATCGACATGTTTTTAGACTGGTGTAACGAAGGACCCGAGCGCGCCAGGGTTACCTCCGTTGATACGACCGAAGGCGAAGTAAAAAACTATCGTAACTTTGAGGTAGTGAAGAGGTGA
- the rlmN gene encoding 23S rRNA (adenine(2503)-C(2))-methyltransferase RlmN yields the protein MSNNSKIDIRSLSLETLQQHFTVLGEKSFRAKQVYEWLWKRSCVSFEDMSNISKELRKKLEETFTINNVVINNSQFSADKTIKNSFKLHDTHLIEGVLIPTTERMTACVSSQVGCSLTCKFCATGYMDRKRNLNPDEIYDQVVLLSQQAQQNYGIPLTNIVYMGMGEPLLNYANVLKSVERITAEDGLNMAAKRITVSTAGIAKMIKKLGDDQVKFNLALSLHAANDDKRNQIMPINEQNSLKALAEALKYYYNKTKNAVTYEYIIFHNFNDELQDAMELARFCKHLPCKVNIIEYNPISFADFLNAGEDKIDAFAAYLRKQGIITNVRRSRGKDIDAACGQLAVKDKAAAAVE from the coding sequence ATTTCAAACAATAGTAAGATCGACATCCGCAGCCTGAGTTTGGAAACTCTGCAACAACACTTTACAGTCCTGGGCGAAAAAAGTTTTAGGGCTAAGCAAGTATATGAGTGGCTTTGGAAAAGATCATGTGTCTCATTTGAGGACATGAGTAATATTTCTAAAGAACTGCGCAAAAAGCTGGAAGAAACTTTCACCATCAATAATGTGGTGATCAATAACTCACAGTTTAGTGCCGATAAAACTATAAAAAATTCCTTTAAGTTGCACGATACGCATTTAATTGAAGGTGTTTTGATCCCCACCACAGAGCGTATGACGGCCTGTGTATCATCTCAAGTAGGCTGTAGCCTGACCTGTAAGTTCTGCGCTACCGGTTATATGGACCGTAAACGCAACCTCAACCCCGACGAGATATACGACCAGGTGGTGCTGCTAAGCCAGCAGGCCCAGCAGAATTACGGCATCCCCTTAACCAATATCGTGTACATGGGTATGGGTGAGCCGCTGCTTAATTATGCTAACGTATTGAAGTCGGTTGAACGTATCACGGCCGAGGACGGTTTGAACATGGCGGCCAAGCGCATCACGGTATCTACCGCGGGTATCGCCAAAATGATCAAGAAGCTGGGCGACGACCAGGTAAAGTTCAACCTGGCGTTATCACTCCATGCCGCTAACGATGATAAGCGTAACCAGATCATGCCGATCAATGAGCAGAACTCGTTGAAGGCATTAGCCGAGGCACTAAAATACTATTACAACAAGACAAAGAACGCGGTCACTTACGAGTACATCATCTTCCACAATTTTAATGATGAACTGCAGGACGCCATGGAGCTGGCGCGCTTTTGCAAGCACCTTCCCTGCAAGGTCAATATCATTGAGTATAACCCTATATCGTTCGCCGATTTCCTGAACGCCGGCGAGGACAAGATCGACGCTTTTGCCGCATACCTGCGTAAGCAAGGTATCATCACCAATGTTCGCCGCAGCCGTGGTAAGGACATTGATGCGGCCTGCGGTCAGTTAGCTGTGAAGGATAAAGCAGCTGCAGCGGTAGAGTAA
- a CDS encoding amidohydrolase family protein, translated as MKSFRADYVFPVNADPVRNGIVTVNDLGKIVSVDTVAPPDTPVEQLSGIICPGFVNTHCHIELSHLHQQVPKSTGLVDFIKNIQQLRNSDDGAVADAAKAADQQMYDNGIVAVGDIANGAHSIAIKNSSKLYYHTFLEIFSFLPERAEQAFQDALELLKQFKPLPSSITPHAPYSVSKELFRLIKTYCDKHDNMLSIHNQECEDENKFYRYKHGRFLELYEAFGMDISYFKPQARNSIQSVIPLLSNKQKILLVHNTCTNLKDIYFVKRFDRKINWCFCPNANMYIEGRLPKIDLFADEGFNITLGTDSLASNDRLCILSEMHTIHKHFPALPLATLLQWGTLNGARFLGIDDEMGSIEPGKTPGLNLITGLDGMQITADTRVKRLL; from the coding sequence ATGAAAAGTTTTAGAGCCGATTACGTTTTTCCTGTTAATGCCGATCCTGTAAGAAATGGAATAGTCACTGTTAATGACCTCGGTAAGATCGTATCAGTTGATACAGTAGCCCCTCCCGACACACCGGTAGAACAATTGAGCGGCATTATATGCCCGGGTTTTGTGAACACCCATTGCCATATCGAATTGTCGCACCTGCATCAGCAGGTACCTAAAAGCACGGGGCTGGTCGATTTTATCAAGAACATTCAGCAGCTTCGCAACTCAGACGATGGTGCCGTTGCAGACGCGGCAAAGGCTGCCGATCAGCAAATGTATGATAATGGTATAGTGGCCGTGGGCGATATTGCCAACGGTGCGCATTCTATCGCCATTAAAAATAGCAGTAAGCTGTACTATCACACCTTTCTCGAGATATTCAGCTTTTTGCCCGAACGTGCCGAACAGGCCTTTCAGGATGCGCTGGAACTGCTAAAGCAATTCAAGCCGCTGCCGTCAAGTATTACCCCGCACGCGCCATACTCCGTTTCAAAAGAGTTGTTCAGGCTCATCAAGACCTATTGTGACAAGCATGATAACATGCTAAGCATCCACAACCAGGAATGTGAGGACGAGAATAAGTTTTACCGCTACAAGCACGGTCGTTTTCTGGAATTGTATGAGGCCTTTGGGATGGATATCAGTTACTTTAAGCCACAGGCCCGTAACTCTATCCAATCGGTGATCCCGCTGCTAAGCAACAAGCAAAAGATCCTGTTGGTGCACAATACCTGCACTAATCTGAAAGACATATACTTTGTAAAGCGCTTTGACCGCAAGATCAACTGGTGCTTTTGCCCTAACGCCAATATGTACATCGAGGGGCGCCTGCCAAAGATCGACCTTTTTGCCGACGAAGGTTTTAATATCACTCTCGGTACTGATAGTTTGGCCTCTAATGACAGGCTTTGCATCCTCAGCGAGATGCATACCATCCATAAGCATTTTCCGGCCCTGCCGCTGGCTACCTTGCTGCAATGGGGTACCTTGAATGGTGCCCGGTTCCTGGGTATCGATGATGAGATGGGCTCGATCGAACCGGGCAAGACCCCGGGCCTCAACCTGATCACCGGGCTTGATGGGATGCAGATCACGGCCGATACCCGCGTAAAACGTTTATTGTAG
- the dut gene encoding dUTP diphosphatase: MIIRIINNSKNSLPAYETLHAAGMDLRADVAETVVLKPMERKLIPTGLHIELPESFEAQIRPRSGLAFKHGIGIVNSPGTVDADYRGEIKVLLINFSDVDFEINAGDRIAQMVVAKHEKVEWEQVEVLTETSRGMGGYGHTGIG, encoded by the coding sequence ATGATCATTCGTATTATCAACAACTCAAAGAACAGCCTTCCGGCTTATGAGACCCTACATGCCGCTGGTATGGACCTCCGCGCCGATGTGGCAGAGACCGTTGTACTAAAGCCCATGGAGCGTAAACTGATCCCGACGGGCCTGCATATCGAACTGCCGGAAAGTTTTGAGGCACAGATACGCCCGCGCAGTGGTTTAGCGTTCAAACATGGTATAGGTATAGTGAACTCGCCCGGTACGGTAGATGCTGATTACCGCGGAGAGATCAAAGTGCTGCTGATCAATTTTTCCGACGTTGATTTTGAGATCAACGCCGGCGACCGCATCGCACAGATGGTGGTGGCCAAGCACGAAAAGGTTGAATGGGAGCAGGTAGAGGTACTTACCGAAACATCGCGTGGTATGGGCGGTTATGGCCACACCGGTATAGGTTGA
- a CDS encoding tetratricopeptide repeat protein, with protein sequence MRSRYWGIVSLLLPLAATAQSGGSALPGRTPVNATDSIVVQQMYFEGMRKKTIEDLKGAGDMFARVLQLDAGNDAAMYQLSGLKKLQNDPTSARELLEKAVSIKPDNEWYWLALADSYEKSNDMPRLQRVLDELLRLGPGKPDYYFDKANAYYVEQKYNDALAVYDKLEQMTGLTDDLVANRQKVYLKLGNIDKAASELQGLIDRNPDQIRYYLLLGEIYNSNKFPDKALSILLKGEKARPDNGMVHLALAETYRSKNEIEASFKQLELAFASPDLDIDQKVRIVLGYMPRMGDPNAKASALRLSRILTTVHPNEAKAFAIYGDILAQSGNYKEAREAYKRSVQINGEIYQVHEQLVRLELADNALDEAIKDGDNALSLFPNQAWMNYMVGVAYLQKREAPKALSYLKNTVALQFDDKDLSAQAYAALGDCYHELKDNGRSDEAYTRSLTFNPDNAYTLNNYAYYLSIRGEELEKAAVMSKHSIDLQPNTASFEDTYAWILFRQKKYAEAKEWMEKALVHNKDKATQVEHYGDILFHLGDTEAALQNWKKAKQLGAASPLLDRKINEKKYFE encoded by the coding sequence ATGAGGTCGAGGTATTGGGGTATCGTATCATTATTGCTTCCGCTGGCGGCCACGGCCCAAAGCGGTGGTAGCGCGTTGCCTGGGCGTACGCCTGTTAACGCTACTGATAGTATCGTTGTGCAGCAGATGTACTTTGAGGGTATGCGCAAAAAGACCATCGAAGATCTGAAAGGCGCCGGCGATATGTTCGCCCGCGTGTTACAGCTCGATGCCGGTAATGATGCGGCTATGTACCAGCTCTCGGGCCTCAAAAAATTACAGAACGATCCTACCTCGGCGCGCGAGCTTTTGGAAAAGGCCGTATCTATCAAACCCGATAATGAGTGGTACTGGCTGGCTCTGGCCGATAGTTATGAAAAAAGCAATGACATGCCCCGCCTGCAGCGCGTGCTGGACGAATTGCTAAGGCTTGGCCCGGGTAAGCCCGATTACTATTTTGATAAGGCCAACGCCTATTATGTAGAACAGAAGTACAACGATGCACTTGCTGTTTACGACAAGCTGGAACAGATGACCGGCCTCACCGATGACCTGGTGGCCAACAGGCAAAAGGTATACCTCAAATTGGGCAACATTGATAAGGCAGCGTCCGAACTGCAAGGCCTGATCGACCGTAACCCCGACCAGATCCGCTATTACCTGCTCCTGGGCGAGATCTACAACTCCAATAAATTTCCTGACAAGGCGCTTAGCATCTTGCTTAAAGGTGAAAAGGCCCGGCCCGATAATGGTATGGTGCATTTAGCACTTGCCGAGACCTATCGGTCAAAGAATGAAATAGAGGCCAGTTTTAAACAGTTGGAACTGGCCTTTGCCTCGCCCGATCTGGATATCGATCAAAAGGTACGCATCGTGTTAGGGTATATGCCCCGCATGGGCGACCCTAATGCCAAGGCCAGCGCTTTGCGCCTGAGTCGCATCCTTACCACCGTTCATCCTAATGAGGCTAAAGCCTTTGCCATTTACGGCGACATATTAGCTCAAAGCGGCAATTACAAAGAGGCACGCGAGGCTTACAAACGCTCGGTGCAGATCAATGGCGAGATCTACCAGGTGCATGAGCAACTGGTACGCCTCGAACTGGCCGACAATGCGCTCGATGAGGCTATCAAGGATGGTGATAACGCTCTATCCTTGTTCCCTAACCAGGCCTGGATGAACTACATGGTAGGGGTGGCCTATCTGCAAAAAAGGGAAGCTCCAAAAGCGCTGAGCTACCTTAAAAATACCGTAGCCCTGCAATTTGACGATAAGGACCTTTCGGCCCAAGCTTACGCCGCCCTGGGCGATTGCTATCACGAACTGAAAGACAATGGCCGCTCAGATGAGGCTTACACCCGCTCGCTCACCTTTAACCCCGACAATGCGTACACATTAAACAACTACGCATATTATCTGTCTATACGGGGTGAGGAGCTGGAGAAAGCAGCGGTGATGTCCAAACACAGCATCGATCTGCAGCCTAATACTGCTTCGTTCGAGGATACATATGCCTGGATATTGTTCAGGCAAAAAAAGTATGCCGAGGCGAAGGAGTGGATGGAAAAGGCACTGGTGCACAACAAGGACAAGGCCACGCAGGTAGAGCACTATGGCGACATCCTGTTCCACCTGGGCGATACCGAAGCTGCCTTACAGAACTGGAAGAAAGCAAAACAACTGGGCGCCGCATCGCCCTTGTTAGACCGTAAGATCAATGAGAAAAAGTATTTCGA
- a CDS encoding ComF family protein, translating to MNLRNSYLSHFVDLLFPRLCQACKASLVGTEELICTNCLFDLPYTNFHQQADNIVARQFWGKIPLQYAYALLYFEKGGKVQHLIHQFKYKDMPKIGDRLGQIAGEQLLQVAALTDVDHIIPVPLHRSRLRERGYNQSTHFANGLAQRLQATVLDRTLIRTVRTSTQTRKSRFDRYLNMQEVFALNAPELLHNKHILLVDDIVTTGSTLEACAHELLAVPGLRLSIATIAYAL from the coding sequence GTGAACCTGCGCAATAGTTACCTAAGCCATTTCGTCGACCTGCTTTTCCCAAGGCTTTGCCAAGCCTGCAAGGCAAGCTTAGTGGGTACTGAGGAACTGATCTGCACAAATTGCCTGTTCGATCTGCCTTATACCAACTTCCATCAACAAGCGGACAACATTGTTGCGCGGCAGTTTTGGGGTAAGATCCCGTTGCAGTATGCTTACGCGCTGCTGTATTTTGAAAAGGGTGGCAAGGTGCAGCACCTGATCCACCAGTTCAAGTACAAGGATATGCCCAAGATCGGCGACCGGCTGGGACAGATCGCGGGCGAGCAGTTGCTACAGGTCGCTGCGCTGACCGACGTGGATCACATCATACCGGTACCGCTACACCGAAGCCGCCTGCGCGAGCGCGGGTACAACCAAAGTACCCATTTTGCCAACGGCTTAGCCCAGCGCTTGCAAGCCACTGTGCTTGACCGTACGCTCATCAGAACCGTACGCACCTCCACCCAAACACGAAAGTCGAGGTTCGACCGCTACTTGAACATGCAGGAGGTATTTGCCCTTAACGCTCCGGAGCTTTTGCATAACAAACATATATTGCTGGTGGATGATATCGTGACCACCGGCTCCACCTTAGAGGCTTGTGCACATGAACTACTGGCCGTACCTGGCCTGCGCTTAAGTATAGCTACTATAGCATATGCCTTATAA